One segment of Anatilimnocola aggregata DNA contains the following:
- a CDS encoding hybrid sensor histidine kinase/response regulator, whose translation MQLLLIENDPWIASLLCEAASMRASGLNIRHVDTFELGVEFLRSKPIDVVLVELNLPDEQGLRTLDRLRNEFPQLPVVVLTRIADEDMAITAIQSGAQDYLIKEAVSYGLVSRSVRYAYERKQIEMELERAKEEALAASRAKSEFLAHMSHEIRSPLTAILGFSDNLLEPKLAPDEVVAAAETIKRNSEHLLEIVNDILDISKIESCRFEIDQLNCSPAQIVLDVMEVLEPRARGKGLKLSLDWTPGVPATITSDPVRLKQILLNLVSNGVKFTTSGEVRIGVRLIERPAHEPLLQFSVSDTGIGMTIEQQHGLFKAYQQGGSWVSRTYGGTGLGLAISRELARKLGGDISLESELGQGSRFFACVATGSLEGVSRLNTIEESEAQNNVRTTLRMTNIRLACRVLLAEDGPDNRRLISYLLCKAGAQVTLAEDGQQAVDYALAADATEEPFDLVLMDMIMPGMDGIQATRRIREAGLRLPIIALTANAMSGVRSQCLAAGCDDFATKPIDRSTLLTVIRKWVKPTSTNLAALRIENNQSR comes from the coding sequence ATGCAACTTTTGCTGATCGAGAACGATCCCTGGATCGCCAGCCTGCTGTGCGAAGCTGCCAGCATGCGCGCGAGTGGGCTGAACATTCGGCACGTCGACACGTTCGAACTGGGGGTCGAGTTTCTCCGCTCGAAGCCAATCGATGTGGTGCTGGTCGAACTCAATCTGCCCGACGAACAGGGCCTGCGCACGCTCGACCGCCTGCGCAACGAATTCCCCCAATTGCCGGTGGTGGTGCTGACCAGAATCGCCGACGAAGACATGGCGATCACGGCGATTCAGTCGGGCGCGCAAGACTATTTGATCAAAGAGGCCGTCAGCTATGGCCTCGTCTCGCGCAGCGTGCGGTATGCCTACGAGCGCAAGCAGATTGAGATGGAACTCGAACGCGCCAAAGAAGAGGCGCTGGCGGCCAGTCGCGCCAAGAGCGAGTTCCTCGCGCACATGAGCCACGAGATTCGGAGCCCGCTCACCGCGATTCTCGGCTTCTCCGATAATCTGCTGGAACCGAAGCTCGCGCCCGATGAAGTGGTGGCCGCCGCCGAAACGATCAAGCGCAACAGCGAGCACCTGCTCGAAATCGTCAACGACATTTTGGACATTTCCAAGATCGAGTCGTGCCGGTTTGAAATCGATCAATTGAACTGCAGCCCGGCGCAGATCGTGCTCGATGTGATGGAAGTCCTCGAACCGCGGGCTCGGGGCAAAGGGCTGAAACTCTCGCTCGACTGGACGCCGGGCGTTCCCGCCACGATCACCAGCGATCCGGTGCGTCTGAAGCAGATTCTGCTCAACCTGGTCAGCAACGGGGTGAAGTTCACCACCAGCGGCGAAGTGCGGATTGGAGTGCGCTTGATCGAGCGCCCCGCTCACGAACCACTACTGCAGTTCAGCGTCAGCGATACTGGTATCGGCATGACGATTGAACAGCAACACGGTCTGTTCAAGGCCTATCAACAGGGGGGCTCGTGGGTCAGCCGCACGTATGGCGGCACGGGTCTCGGCCTGGCGATCAGTCGCGAACTGGCGCGCAAGCTCGGAGGCGATATCTCGCTCGAAAGCGAATTGGGGCAGGGAAGTCGATTCTTTGCCTGCGTCGCAACCGGCTCGCTCGAAGGCGTATCGCGGCTAAATACGATTGAAGAAAGCGAAGCCCAGAACAATGTGCGGACAACGTTGCGGATGACGAACATCCGCCTCGCTTGCCGCGTCCTACTTGCGGAAGATGGCCCCGACAATCGCCGGCTGATTTCGTACCTGCTCTGCAAGGCAGGCGCGCAAGTGACGTTGGCCGAGGATGGTCAGCAAGCCGTCGATTATGCCCTGGCCGCGGACGCGACCGAAGAACCATTCGACCTGGTGTTGATGGATATGATCATGCCGGGCATGGATGGCATTCAAGCGACCCGGCGGATTCGCGAAGCGGGGCTGCGGCTGCCGATCATCGCCCTCACTGCCAACGCCATGAGCGGAGTGCGGAGCCAATGCCTGGCTGCTGGCTGCGACGACTTTGCCACCAAGCCCATCGACCGCAGCACGCTCCTCACCGTCATTCGCAAATGGGTGAAGCCGACCTCGACGAACCTGGCTGCGCTGCGAATTGAAAACAACCAGTCACGCTGA
- a CDS encoding ATP-binding protein — translation MHAAGSHPIPFGSHEELAKILLREHQQQVFRETDRLFAWLLAAQWVFGFLLAVWVSPLTWAGLSSSLHPHIGISILLGGLIVSIPVLFAILLPGTVFARYSIAIGQMLMSALLVHLSGGRIETHFHVFGSLALLSFYRDWKVLMVASLVTAADHLLRGWYWPQSIYGILDSGLIRTGEHIGWIMFEDVFLVLNCVRSQREMWEIATRQAQLITVHAEIERQVETRTSELAEKTESLARSEERLRLMIEGTDVIVWEYDSRTDAFIYVSPCAVKLGYPLEDWYQPGFWKRSLHPDDRDAAVEYCLAETHGGRDHRIQYRMFSGQGATIWIEDLVSVSRAEHERHLLRGVMIDITERKMTEDRLRISRDELMDRTYDLMAAQETLNDQARELTQSAEEMSRLKDDAERANKAKSEFLANMSHEIRTPMTAILGYADLLLEEGDIAQAPPHRVTALQTILRNGEHLLTLINDILDLSKIEVGKLGVESIACSPRQLLADVESLMRLRAQEKSLSLHFEADRSLPETIESDPTRVRQILVNLVGNAIKFTDHGGVRIVARFERSELGRLTFDVIDTGAGMTSEQQQKLFRPFTQADTSTTRKFGGTGLGLTISKRLAEMLGGDVSILESTPGGGTTFRLVIEGVRELRTESRPVANGDQRKEAMITKVAAPAVNANKAILPEGCRILLAEDGPDNQRLISYILKKAGAEVTVVDNGRSATDEALTALAECRPFDVVLMDMQMPIMDGYAAATFLRELGYAGAIIALTAHAMSGDRQRCLAAGCDDYATKPLQREQLLAQIATLIREPVQR, via the coding sequence ATGCACGCCGCTGGTTCCCATCCCATACCGTTTGGCAGCCACGAGGAGCTGGCGAAGATCCTGCTGCGCGAACATCAGCAGCAGGTATTTCGCGAGACCGACCGCCTGTTTGCCTGGCTACTGGCCGCGCAGTGGGTCTTTGGTTTTCTCTTGGCGGTTTGGGTCTCGCCACTCACCTGGGCGGGGCTCTCCAGTTCGTTGCATCCGCACATCGGCATCTCCATCCTGCTGGGTGGACTGATCGTCAGCATTCCGGTGCTGTTTGCGATTCTGTTGCCCGGCACCGTGTTCGCGCGCTACTCGATTGCCATTGGTCAAATGTTGATGTCCGCCCTGCTGGTGCACTTGTCGGGCGGACGAATCGAAACGCATTTCCACGTTTTCGGCTCGCTCGCGCTCCTTTCGTTTTATCGCGACTGGAAAGTCCTGATGGTGGCGTCACTCGTGACTGCTGCCGATCACCTCCTCCGCGGTTGGTATTGGCCGCAGTCGATCTATGGAATCCTCGATTCCGGCCTGATTCGCACCGGCGAACATATCGGCTGGATCATGTTTGAGGATGTATTTCTGGTGCTGAACTGCGTTCGTTCGCAGCGCGAAATGTGGGAGATTGCTACTCGCCAGGCGCAGTTAATCACCGTCCATGCCGAGATCGAGCGTCAGGTCGAAACCCGTACCAGCGAATTGGCCGAAAAGACGGAATCGCTCGCCCGCAGCGAAGAACGGTTGCGGCTGATGATCGAAGGAACAGACGTGATTGTGTGGGAGTACGATTCCCGCACCGACGCCTTCATTTACGTCTCGCCCTGCGCCGTGAAGCTGGGTTATCCACTGGAAGATTGGTACCAGCCCGGCTTCTGGAAGCGTTCGTTGCATCCCGACGATCGCGATGCAGCCGTCGAGTATTGCCTGGCCGAAACGCACGGCGGGCGCGACCACCGCATTCAATACCGCATGTTTTCCGGCCAAGGCGCGACCATCTGGATCGAAGACCTGGTCTCGGTATCGCGCGCCGAACACGAACGGCACTTGCTGCGCGGCGTGATGATCGACATTACCGAGCGCAAGATGACCGAAGATCGGCTCCGGATCTCGCGCGACGAACTGATGGACCGCACGTACGACCTGATGGCCGCGCAAGAAACTTTGAACGACCAGGCGCGAGAGTTGACGCAGTCAGCCGAAGAGATGTCGCGACTGAAGGACGACGCAGAGCGGGCGAACAAGGCCAAGAGCGAGTTTCTCGCCAACATGAGCCACGAAATCCGCACCCCCATGACGGCCATCCTAGGTTATGCCGATCTGCTGCTCGAAGAGGGAGATATCGCGCAAGCCCCCCCGCATCGCGTAACGGCGCTGCAAACGATCCTGCGGAACGGCGAGCACTTACTCACGTTGATTAACGACATCCTCGACCTGTCGAAGATCGAAGTCGGCAAGCTAGGGGTCGAATCGATCGCCTGTTCGCCGCGCCAGTTGTTGGCCGATGTGGAATCGTTGATGCGGCTGCGAGCGCAGGAAAAGAGTCTCTCGTTACATTTCGAAGCCGATCGCTCGCTGCCTGAGACGATCGAGTCCGATCCGACTCGCGTGCGGCAGATTCTGGTGAACCTGGTGGGGAATGCCATCAAATTCACTGACCACGGTGGCGTGCGCATCGTTGCTCGTTTTGAGCGCTCGGAACTCGGGCGACTCACGTTCGACGTCATCGACACCGGTGCCGGCATGACGAGCGAGCAACAGCAAAAACTCTTTCGCCCGTTCACACAGGCCGATACTTCGACCACGCGCAAGTTTGGCGGTACTGGCTTGGGTCTGACGATCAGCAAGCGACTGGCCGAAATGCTTGGCGGCGATGTCAGCATTCTGGAATCGACTCCCGGGGGGGGCACTACGTTCCGCCTGGTCATCGAAGGGGTGAGAGAACTGCGGACCGAGTCGCGGCCGGTGGCTAACGGCGACCAGCGCAAAGAGGCGATGATTACGAAGGTCGCTGCGCCCGCAGTGAATGCAAACAAAGCGATCCTGCCAGAGGGCTGCCGCATTCTGCTTGCCGAAGATGGACCGGATAATCAACGGCTCATTTCGTACATCCTGAAAAAGGCCGGCGCGGAAGTCACCGTTGTCGACAATGGACGAAGTGCCACCGACGAAGCGCTGACAGCACTGGCCGAGTGCCGGCCGTTCGATGTCGTGCTGATGGACATGCAGATGCCGATCATGGATGGCTATGCAGCGGCCACGTTCCTCCGCGAGTTGGGTTATGCGGGGGCGATTATCGCGCTAACCGCCCATGCCATGTCGGGCGATCGGCAACGATGCCTGGCTGCGGGTTGCGACGACTATGCCACCAAGCCGCTGCAGCGCGAGCAACTCCTTGCGCAGATTGCGACCCTGATTCGAGAGCCCGTGCAGAGATGA